Part of the Flavobacterium sp. KS-LB2 genome is shown below.
TGAATGTTACAGTTTAAATTAAAATTTATTTTTCACGGCATTGTAATCAATAAAATAGCGAATGCTTACTGAGAGTACATTGGTTAGGTCGCTATTAAAAATACTTTTTAGATTTCTAGATAAATCTTTTTCCACTATAGCAGCTCTTTCTAGTCCATAGTTACGGTACAAAATGGATATTTCACTTCCGGGTGCAAACCACCACGAGTACGATAAATCAAAGTTCCAAGAATTAAAATTTCGATCCTTGTTTTGTGCATAGCTAGTATTTGGAGTTAAATAACCGCTGTTTTGTAAGGTAAAGAATTCATGATTTTTAGAATACGACCAATAATAGCGAGCCGTTAAGTTAATGGTCATTTTGTTGTTTAAGGAATATTTTCCAGTAAGATCGTTTTGAAGAATTTCTCGGTTTCGTTCGGCAAATATAATTCCAGAATCATCAAAATCAACCCATCCACGATCATTATTCATTTTGGTGTATTCAGCTGCGAATGCTAAAGAAAATTTGTCGCTGAATCGGTATTTTGGACCTAAATAAAAGCCATAATTATTTCTACCACTCTCATTGTATTTTGTAAATGCAGGTTGGATAATTAGTGTAAAAGGATTGTTGTCGTTTGACGTGAAATTTAGAATGGTAATCACTTTTTCTGGAAGAAATACATATTTGCCATATTCACGTGGCTCGTAAAAATCGAATGTTTTGACGGGTGTTAATTCGAATAAAAGCTCTAAAGAATCATTCCCTAATGTTGTCGCCCGTATTTCTGTCCCAAAAGCACCAGTTTGTAATTTTTTAGACGTGTTGTCCACTTCAAAATTTATATATTCATTTAATCTGAAAGTGTTAAAAATTTTGGTTGGATTTACTATTCTATAGCTTGCATGTCCATAGGCATTGTGATAATTAGAATAAAAATTGATGCCTAAATCATTCACATCGTAATTTTCAGAAAGATATTTTCCAGAAAAACCGTATCTATATTGTCCACTTGTTTTTTCAAAACCAATTTCTGTTTTAAATCCATCATAGTCTTTAATAGTATTGATCGAGCTGTATTTAAAGTCACCGTATAGATTATAGGTATTTGATTTTGTGTTTAAATCAAACAATACTGCCGCAACATTTGCATCTCTAAAATTACCGTTTCTGGTAGTATTTGCATTGACAAAAGTCACAGAAGAGTTTTGATTAAAGCGTTGGTCTAGGACAAACATATTGTAATTGGTCAAAGGTTCAATGACTTCTTTTCTAGTGTCACCAGTGTCATTGTTTAAAATAGTAGCTTTAGTTTTTTCAGTAACGGCATTCAAGAATCCAATTCCTAAACCCTTTTGAGTTCGACCAGATATTTTTATTGCATTTAGTAAATTGACTGTACTAGGGTAATTAATGATTTCTTCATTTGCTGCGGTTGTTGGTTCGGTACTTGGAGCACCGCCAATTCTTCGCGAATAAAACAAACCTCCTTTGTTAAACAAATCTGTTCCTTCTGTAAAGAAAGGTCTGTTTTCTTCAAATCTTTGTTCAAAAGGCAATAGGTTTAAGATAGCATTGTCAAATTTTGTCTGTCCAAAATCAGGTACTAAAATAGCATCTAATGTAAAGGAGTCGTTAATTCCATATTTTATATCTAATCCGGCTTTGAAAGTTCTGTCAGAGCCAATATCGCTTTGCTGATAGTAGGCGGATGTATATGGAATTATAAAAAGTCGGGTAGGAGTTTGTATTTTTTCAATTCCTTGAAGGATTCCTGCTTGTGGAATTACAGCGCCAATTTTAGTGTCAATTCTATTCCAAGTATATTTTTGTACGTCACGCTTTATTTCACGCATGAAGTTTAAACCCCAAGTTTGTGTATCTGCTTTCGAGAATCGTAAAGCTGCATAAGGAATTTTCATTTCTACAACCCAACCAAATTCAGTTACGCTTACTTCGCTGTCCCAAATAGCATCCCAAGTAAAATCTTCAAAATCTTCTGTTGCCAAACAATCCATTTGAACACCTGCGGCACTTACAAAAAAACGGAAATCCTGTTGACCATCATTGAATCCGTTTATATAAACTGAAAAGTGATCTGATACTCCAAAAACATCTCTCTCTGTTATTTCGCGTTGAATTTTATTGGGTTCATTGTCATAAAGCAATGCCGATATGTAAATGGCATTGTTATCGTAAAGCACTTTTACTTCTGTTTTTTTATCGGTGCTTATTGGTTTTCCATTATCCGGTTCAAACATTACAAAATCGGTAGCAATTGAAGCAGTTTCCCAAATTTTTTCATTTATCTTTCCATCAATTGTTATGTTTTCAGTTATGGATTTTGCCTGAAGCGTCTTTTTTTGGCTGTAAGCGGTAGAACTAATGAATATTAAAAAAAAGATACTAATAGAATGTAATTTTGACATAAATTGGGATTG
Proteins encoded:
- a CDS encoding DUF5916 domain-containing protein; this encodes MSKLHSISIFFLIFISSTAYSQKKTLQAKSITENITIDGKINEKIWETASIATDFVMFEPDNGKPISTDKKTEVKVLYDNNAIYISALLYDNEPNKIQREITERDVFGVSDHFSVYINGFNDGQQDFRFFVSAAGVQMDCLATEDFEDFTWDAIWDSEVSVTEFGWVVEMKIPYAALRFSKADTQTWGLNFMREIKRDVQKYTWNRIDTKIGAVIPQAGILQGIEKIQTPTRLFIIPYTSAYYQQSDIGSDRTFKAGLDIKYGINDSFTLDAILVPDFGQTKFDNAILNLLPFEQRFEENRPFFTEGTDLFNKGGLFYSRRIGGAPSTEPTTAANEEIINYPSTVNLLNAIKISGRTQKGLGIGFLNAVTEKTKATILNNDTGDTRKEVIEPLTNYNMFVLDQRFNQNSSVTFVNANTTRNGNFRDANVAAVLFDLNTKSNTYNLYGDFKYSSINTIKDYDGFKTEIGFEKTSGQYRYGFSGKYLSENYDVNDLGINFYSNYHNAYGHASYRIVNPTKIFNTFRLNEYINFEVDNTSKKLQTGAFGTEIRATTLGNDSLELLFELTPVKTFDFYEPREYGKYVFLPEKVITILNFTSNDNNPFTLIIQPAFTKYNESGRNNYGFYLGPKYRFSDKFSLAFAAEYTKMNNDRGWVDFDDSGIIFAERNREILQNDLTGKYSLNNKMTINLTARYYWSYSKNHEFFTLQNSGYLTPNTSYAQNKDRNFNSWNFDLSYSWWFAPGSEISILYRNYGLERAAIVEKDLSRNLKSIFNSDLTNVLSVSIRYFIDYNAVKNKF